The sequence AAGAAAGTAAGCAGAAATCAACATATTATGCAAGTATCCTCGCAAAAAAGTGTTATGCAAGCAAATATTATTAAAAGCAAGTGCACACAAATGGCCTTACTTAACAAGGATAGAAATGTCTGGAATTGTTACCAAAAGTTGATCACTAGAAGTGATCTATACTCTTGGTTCAGTTTTCATTCATTTTACTTCAATTTCAGTGTGTTAGATGTGCCTTGTGTCTAATATTCTAAGCCAACTTAACACTATCTTGAGATGCCTAAAAATGGTCATTTCAGATAATTACTCTGCTGTTAACATTGTTTAAAACTAACTCTTTGCAGGAATTACAATTTGAACTTAACAAATGCATGGTACTGTTAGGATTAAGTTAACAATGATTAGTTGAACTTTGCACACTAACAGATAAGATATAACAAACAACATAAAATATTAGATGCAGAAGTGCACTTACCTGAAGCAATAACTTGGCCTCAAGGTTGATTTCCAGATCCACGTTGTATCTGAAGCAGTAGGCTTTGAGCTAATTGGAGGGTTGCCTGGTACTTCTTGCTTTTATCTGCCTCCTCGGGAGCTTGTGCAGCACCAGGAGCAAAATTTTGTTGCTGTTGCCCCTGAGAAGAGAAATCCTGACTTCCTCTATTAACATGCAATGGCATAGCATGCTGGAGCTGGGCCAAATTCCCCATCTGATTATTTGTTGGAGATGGTCCAGGGTTCACTTGGGGAACGAGAGGGGCTGGGATGTTAGCATTGCTAACCTGAAGGTTAGAATGGCCATAGTTGCTTTGGGACACATAATACTGCTCCGGCTGATAAAGTTGCTGGTTCGTCTGTGTAGGCAAACTGTGTCCACCTTGAGATGGCAACATAGCAGAACTGTGCGGTAGTGTAGGaattggaggtggtggcggtaAGTTCAAAGTAACTTCAGGGTTGTAAGCAGTATGTTGCGTTGAGTGCTCCTGAGCACCCACCATGTTCCCATAGCTTGTCAAATGAGCAGCTGAAGCTTGCCTGGTGAACTGCTGTCCTGGCTGCTGAAGATTAGCAACCTGACCAAAGGATGAATTCGAAGCCATTGCTTGATTTTCAGGTCTCCATACTTTAGAAAGCGTAGATGCATCATGCATCTGTGACGACACATGTCTGTCAGTGGAGTTCATAGGTACCTGACCAGTTACCAGAGCTGATGATTGCACACTTGGCATAAGTTTAGCTAAAGTAGCCATAATATCAGGCTTGAGTGAAGATTGTACTTGTGACCCTGCCGTTTGGTTGGTAGGAAAACCTGCAAGAGCTGGCTGAACTGCTTGGCCTTCATCCACCCGAGGCCTTCCAGATATTTGCCCCAAATGATGCATCGAATCCTCACGCAACAATCCTCGATAATCAGCGTCAAGACGGCGGTTGTCAATAGGAGAAATGATATTATACTTTCTTTGCAAAGTAGACACAGTTTCCCTTTCATCATAGTAAGGTTGTAGTTCTGGTCCTGTTAATTGTGGCCTCAGTGCTGCAGCAGCAGACATTTGTGGAAAGTGCAATAGCACACCATAAAGGCGCTCTGGACCATCAACTTGCAAAACATTTGTCAAGAAATCGGATGGCGGTACCAAAAATAAAGTAGCCCCTGCATCAAATTTCACAACCCCTGCCCGGTTTTTTGAGCCCAAGTAGCGCAAGAACTCAGTATAAGAAACAAAGTCATCTTCGCTATCTGGTAAGAAAAATACAATTTCAAACCCAGTAGCATCTGCATAATGCTTCGCCAGCATATCCAGTCCCGTCCTAGCAGAACAATTAATAACATCTGGTCTGCAAAATTAGTGGAATAAGTCAAgatcaacaacatgcataatcaaatttaaaaaataataactgAGGTGATGTTTGGACTTACAGAGGTATGTCAACGCCCTTCCCTATAGACAAACAACGAGCTCGACAAACAGGAGATCCACCTTTCGCAATACTACCACGCCAGAAGTGCTCAAGGTATGATGTTCGATGCACTGTGCCCTTGACTCGAATAACAGGACTTGAGCTCCCCTCAGCATGCACAGAGCTGTCCTGATGACGGAAACCAACAGAATGGAGACCTGAACTACCCGCCCTTACATCATAAGGATCAGCACCAGCATCCAGCCTCattcttttggtttctcttGGA is a genomic window of Phragmites australis chromosome 17, lpPhrAust1.1, whole genome shotgun sequence containing:
- the LOC133897131 gene encoding flowering time control protein FPA-like isoform X1 — encoded protein: MSSEPPSAGSPEAPASASPPKDAGGGGGSAASGTPETNTLWVGNLPSQVSEGDVMVLFAPHGALDCALARAGSRSYAFVLFRSPAEARAAVEATRGAKVKGAAMRTEFARPARAVRNLWVGGISPSVSKEELEEVFQKFGKIEGVAFSQDQTSAYIDFEKLEDAISAHRSLNGKTLGGMELCVDFQRSKGRAEWSEASNFNSRVSGPSGEKRGAGPAKGSTGIRMREAQPTNVLWVGFPGSYKVIDEEALQQAMAPYGVVTKIKIFQSRQYAFVEFASVAEAYNAKKNLDGRLFNDHRIQILFSNSELAPNKLDNPTPLAGFPRSEMYYNDGRHGPGLGSGTLEGYDPPSGGRSRYFDYGSVATPGGILQPPELFDPRETKRMRLDAGADPYDVRAGSSGLHSVGFRHQDSSVHAEGSSSPVIRVKGTVHRTSYLEHFWRGSIAKGGSPVCRARCLSIGKGVDIPLPDVINCSARTGLDMLAKHYADATGFEIVFFLPDSEDDFVSYTEFLRYLGSKNRAGVVKFDAGATLFLVPPSDFLTNVLQVDGPERLYGVLLHFPQMSAAAALRPQLTGPELQPYYDERETVSTLQRKYNIISPIDNRRLDADYRGLLREDSMHHLGQISGRPRVDEGQAVQPALAGFPTNQTAGSQVQSSLKPDIMATLAKLMPSVQSSALVTGQVPMNSTDRHVSSQMHDASTLSKVWRPENQAMASNSSFGQVANLQQPGQQFTRQASAAHLTSYGNMVGAQEHSTQHTAYNPEVTLNLPPPPPIPTLPHSSAMLPSQGGHSLPTQTNQQLYQPEQYYVSQSNYGHSNLQVSNANIPAPLVPQVNPGPSPTNNQMGNLAQLQHAMPLHVNRGSQDFSSQGQQQQNFAPGAAQAPEEADKSKKYQATLQLAQSLLLQIQRGSGNQP
- the LOC133897131 gene encoding flowering time control protein FPA-like isoform X2; protein product: MSSEPPSAGSPEAPASASPPKDAGGGGGSAASGTPETNTLWVGNLPSQVSEGDVMVLFAPHGALDCALARAGSRSYAFVLFRSPAEARAAVEATRGAKVKGAAMRTEFARPARAVRNLWVGGISPSVSKEELEEVFQKFGKIEGVAFSQDQTSAYIDFEKLEDAISAHRSLNGKTLGGMELCVDFQRSKGRAEWSEASNFNSRVSGPSGEKRGAGPAKGSTGIRMREAQPTNVLWVGFPGSYKVIDEEALQQAMAPYGVVTKIKIFQSRQYAFVEFASVAEAYNAKKNLDGRLFNDHRIQILFSNSELAPNKLDNPTPLAGFPRSEMYYNDGRHGPGLGSGTLEGYDPPSGGRSRYFDYGSVATPGGILQPPELFDPRETKRMRLDAGADPYDVRAGSSGLHSVGFRHQDSSVHAEGSSSPVIRVKGTVHRTSYLEHFWRGSIAKGGSPVCRARCLSIGKGVDIPLPDVINCSARTGLDMLAKHYADATGFEIVFFLPDSEDDFVSYTEFLRYLGSKNRAGVVKFDAGATLFLVPPSDFLTNVLQVDGPERLYGVLLHFPQMSAAAALRPQLTGPELQPYYDERETVSTLQRKYNIISPIDNRRLDADYRGLLREDSMHHLGQISGRPRVDEGQAVQPALAGFPTNQTAGSQVPMNSTDRHVSSQMHDASTLSKVWRPENQAMASNSSFGQVANLQQPGQQFTRQASAAHLTSYGNMVGAQEHSTQHTAYNPEVTLNLPPPPPIPTLPHSSAMLPSQGGHSLPTQTNQQLYQPEQYYVSQSNYGHSNLQVSNANIPAPLVPQVNPGPSPTNNQMGNLAQLQHAMPLHVNRGSQDFSSQGQQQQNFAPGAAQAPEEADKSKKYQATLQLAQSLLLQIQRGSGNQP